The genomic region AAAGTAATTTACTAAGATCCAGATATACCAATTTGCATTTCAGACCTTCTTTGCGGGAACTGGCAACATAAAGTAAAGAATCAATTAGCTTTTCAAGATCCTGTGAACTTTGGATAATTGTACTAAGAGCATTTTTCTGCTCGGTGTTAAGTTCACCCATATTCCCATTATGCATCAATTCTGCAAATCCTTTTATGGAATTCATAGGAGTTCGCAATTCATGACTTACATTTGATATGAATTCATTTTTAAGCATGTCAAGCGATTTTAATTCATCATTTTTTATTGAAAGTTCTTCAGCAAAGTTTTTAAGAGTGGTTTCCGTCTCTTTTCTTTCAGTAATATCCTTACCAGCAGCAAGCATTCCTGTGATATCACCAAACTCATCTTTAATAGCAGATGCATGCCACATAACTAACCTCACTTTCCCATTTTTAGTAAGAGTTGCAGATTCGCAATACTGGCTATCATCATTTTTGTTACCTAGCATTGCATCGCAGACTTGCTTCATATGCTTGCGATCATTTTTTGGAATGAGTATTTCCAGCCAATTAGCACCTATTATCTCAGATCTGGTGTAACCTAAAAGTTCCTCCACCTTTTTGTTCACAAGAGAGATGTTCCCATCAATATCAAGTATTAAAAACATCACACCGGAATCATCCAGGTATTTCTGTGTTAGCTCTTTTTCCATCCTGAGCTCGCTTGTCTGTAAAGCTACGGATGTTTCAAGATCCCGTTGTCTGCTGAAAACAAAGTAGAGCATAATTGAGATTAAAATAACCGGAAGAATAGTTATAAGTTTAAAAAGAGCTACCTGTTTGGCAACAGATGCTTCCCAGCCACCTTCAGGTATTCTGGCAAGTTCCCATTCTTTGTTATACAGTGAAATAGTCTGGGTAACAGGGTCCTGTTCAAAAACATCAGGATTGCCAATTATGGTTTGATTGTCAGTTCTCATGGCAATATCGGAATTGTTGAAATTTATGCCTGTCTCTTCAAAAATGTAAGGCATATCTATGACCATTGTCACCAGGGCGAAGAAATCACCATCTGTGTATATGGCTTTCCTGGCCACCAGCCCAAATCCTCCCTGCCGCAATTCATATGGCCCACTTAGAATCAAATCTCCTGTTGATATAGTTAAATTGACATCTTTTCTCACATTTTCCCGGCTGTCGTTGATAAGGTCATGACCTAACATAGATCCGGCTTCAGATTCAGGATAGATATAAGTCTGAATTCCTCCGGGTGCAACCGCAAAATTACGAATTCCACCTGATACGAAATAAAAACCTTCAATATAAGTAGTGAAATGTTTTTCTAAACTGTCGCAACTGTTGTGCACTTGTGTAAAAGATGCAAGGCCTTCCAGCAGGGAAATTCTTTTATTAACACTTATTGAAAGAGAATCAGCCTGCAAGATTAATGTTTTAGTCTCTTCAGCTCTTATTTCTGAATAAAGATCCTGCTCATACCAGTGACAAAACTGAGCCCATACTATAAGCAGGATGATAAATATGCCAATAGTTACAGCAATGTTCATGGAATGAATTGAAGATGTTTTGTCTTTTCCAGTGTTTTTTCCATTCCCATGGCTAAGACTATCATTTTTCCCCATGTTACCCATTTAAAGTGAGTATGTAAACTTTATAAACTTATGGGTCTTTGAAGAACATTATTGTACAATACATCATAGATTATTTTATATTAAGTAACAATATTCTGAAATATAGCCAAGATCAAAATAAACATAATCTTTAAATATTATAAAGACGGTAAAAGGATTCTGTTTACTGAATAACTACAAATAAGAGTTTAGTAAACAAGCAAAACACAAACAGGCAGATAGATAATATGACAGAAACTGTTACGAATTTGAACACTCTCCAAATCCCAGAGGGCTACAGTCTGAAGAAGATACAGTTCTACTTCTGGCTAGGAATGTTTTCAGCTGTATTCCTTAGGTTGATAATAATTGCAGATTATTACAACGGGATTTTGTCAAAAGCTCTATTCTACCTGGGAGTACTTGGATATCTGATATTTTTCGCACACAGATATCATGTTGCAACACGCAGGGTTGGAGTTTTGAGAAAACTTGAGTTGCTCAGTAAGATAGAGAATAGGACTTCTTTGAGTGAAGAGGACTACCGCGGACTACAATATATTATGTGGAGTTTGTCAGTTTCAAAGGAACGTATGAATTACCTGGTAATATTTGCTTTCTCTGTAATAGCAATTGTATTATCACTGGCACTTGACCTGAGTATTGTTTGAAGAACAAAAATAAAGAATCAGAAAAATGACCTAATTAAATGAAAAACACCAAAAAATAGGTGAGATATATGAACCCAACTAAGGAAGAGATCTTTGACAAGGCAAAGCATGCTGTAATGGATCTCGATGAAACAGCCGTCGAAAAGATAGCCCACGAAGCCCTAGATGCAGGAGTTAGTCCGGTAGAACTGATAGAATTTGGATTTGTGGAAGGCATGAAAGCCGTGGGAGACCTTTTTGAGGAAGGTAAGTCACAGCTTGCAGAAATATTTGAAGCATCGCACATTGTAGAGTCAGGTATCGATGTACTCAGACCTGCGATAATGGGTTCCAAAAATGATGTATGTCTTTTCGGCAACCTCGTTGTCGGAATGTAATTAATACTTACACCAATTGTTTTGTTCCTTACAAAACAATTCCTCCTTCTTTTTCTCCTCCATTTTTTAAATGCCTTGAATCAAGTATTTTTCTATGATTGAAATTATTCTATAGAAAATCATAGTCTAAATAGAAATATCAGATCTACTAAGACTAACTTTATACATCAAGTAAATTCTTTTACAAATATTATTCCTATACCCAATACAATTATTATCCGGATATAATCCGTAAAATGCAAAGCTATTGGGCATTAGTAGGGTGGTACAACATGAAAATAAATGTAGTAATTATAATAGTATTGTTGATGGCATTAATTACCAGTGCCGCAGCAACAGCTGAAAATCTAAGAGAAAATCCTGAAACCAAAGTAATGGTGATGTCACCATCTACAAGTTCAACCTCAACTTTCACAACAACCGATCTTGATACAATCTCCAAAGAACAGATTGTTTCTACTATACTTGGATCAGGTGTCACCGTAAAAGACATCAGAGTCACAGGTGCAAACACAGCCATAGGTACATTCAGTGATACTGAATCCGTACTTGGAATTGAACAGGGGATTATCCTGAGCACAGGAGATATTGCATATACATCGGGCCCAAATAATGCCGATGACACAACTAAAGCTCATGGACTGGCTGGAGACACTGATCTAGACGGACTTGTCCCTGAATACGAAACACACGATGCCACTATCCTTGAAATTGATTTTATTCCTGAAGGATCACAGCTTGAATTCAATTATGTATTCGGATCTGAAGAATATAATGAATACGTAGATACTAACTTTAATGACGTTTTTGGATTTTTCCTCAATGGACAGAACATTGCATTAATTCCCGGAACAAACGAACCAGTTGCAATCAACAATGTAAATCTCAATAAGAGTTCTGCCTACTATAAAGACAATGATTTTGGAGACCTGAACCCGATTCCATACAACACAGAACTTGATGGTTTCACTAGCGTACTAACAGCTACAGGACAGGTCACTCCCTCTGAAGTAAACACTATAAAAATTGCAATAGCCGATTCCGGAGACTTTTGGTATGATTCCGCTGTATTAATAGAAGCAAATAGTTTCAGTTCAGCAGATTTCTTCCTTACACCTGAATCCGCAACAAACAATGTTGGTGAAACACATGAAGTCACAGCAAAACTTGTGGAAAGCACACAAAATGGAGTATTTCCAATAGTAGGCGAAAATGTGAACTTTGAAATCATAAGCGGTCCTAATGCAGGAAAAGCAGGTTCTGATGTAACAGACCTGAAAGGACTTGCAACCTGGAGTTATACCAGTTCAACCCCAGGTACTGATACCATAAAAGCATTTGTTGACTCTACTACATATCCTTACATGGTATCAAACGAAATTACTAAAAAATGGGTTGGAGAGCAAAATAACGCAGAAGTTCCCGAATTCCCAACAATTGCACTTCCGGTGTTGGCAATTATAGGAATAGCATTGTTCTTCCAGCGCAGAAACTAATACACGGAATTATTTTAACAGAAGAACAATGATGTTCTTCTACTTTTTTATTTCAATTAAAATCACAATCTTACTTCAGTAAGATATCTTCAATAGTAGCATGCAGAAGGCAAAGTTATTTATTCCAATGCGGGTTCTTATATCCAAGTCAGATAGTCCTGCAAAAAGCATCATGAATGTTTACAGATGCTTAAAAATTACACGTGAAAAGGACTGTTCAAAAGTATAATACTAATGATCCCGGTATCAACCCCGGTTTTAACTTTGCAGATAACCGCTTAACTGAAATTGCATTTGAATAGGTGACATTTATGAAATGTGATAATCTTAAAGATTCTTTTGGATCTAAACAAACTATTACTATCGCTGATAAAGAGGTAACATTCTATAGCTTAAAAAAGCTTGAAGAGGCAGGTATTGCCAATATTTCCAAATTACCTTACTCAATCAGAGTACTGCTTGAAGATATCCTGAGAAACGTTGATGGAAAAGTTATCACAGAAGATGACGTCAAAAATCTTGCAAGCTGGAGCCCAGATGGTGTGCTTGCTGTAGATATACCATTCATTCCTTCAAGAGTTTTAATGCAGGACTTTACAGGCGTTCCTGCAGTCGTAGATATTGCAGCCATAAGATCAGCAATGGAAAGACTTGGAGGTGACCCTTCAGCAATTAATCCGGTCATTCCTGCAAATCTTGTTATCGATCACTCTATTCAGGTAGATTATTACGGCACATCATATGCACGTAACTGCAATGAGAAATATGAGTTCCACCGCAACAAGGAAAGATACGAGCTGCTCCACTGGGCACAGAATGCTTTTGATAACCTGAAGGTTGTTCCACCTGCAAGCGGTATTATCCACCAGGTCAACCTCGAGTACCTTGCATCCGTTGTTCACCTGAATGAAAAATGTGGTGAGCTCATTGCATACCCTGATACCCTTGTTGGAACAGATTCCCACACCACTATGATCAACGGACTTGGTGTACTTGGATGGGGAGTCGGCGGTATTGAGGCTGAAGCTGTTATGCTCGGACAGCCATATTACATGCCAATTCCTGAAGTTGTCGGATTCAAGCTCACTGGAGAACTCAGGGAAGGCGTTTCAGCAACTGACCTTGTACTTACAGTTGTACAGATGCTCAGGGAGCATGGTGTTGTCGGAAAGTTCGTGGAATTCTACGGACCTGGTTACAAGGCTATTGAGCTTACAGAGAGAGCCGTCCTTGCGAACATGGCTCCTGAATACGGTGCAACAATGGGATTCTGCCCTGTTGATGAAGTTACACTTGCATACATGACCATGACCGGCAGAACTGAAGAACAGGTTGAACTTGTCAGGCAGTATTGTAAAGAGCAGGGACTCTTCCTTGAAAATGACGCACCTGAACCTGAATTCACATCTACACTTGAACTTGATATAAGCACCGTGGAACCATCACTTGCAGGACCAAAGAGGCCACAGGACCGCATACCAATTCCTGAAATGTCAAGGGCATTCCACCAGACTATGAAGGAAGTGTTCGCTGCAAAGAGCGGAAAGGAAGCATGTGAAACCGATCCTGATTACGGACGCTGGCTTAACGAAGGCGGTTACAGTGTTTCCGAAATAACACATCCACATCACACTGGCATTACAAAAATCAAGTGTGCAGACGACGTTGTTTCTGTAACACATGGTTCTGTTGTAATTGCTTCTATCACATCATGTACTAACACATCCAGCCCTGCACTTATGATCGGAGCAGGACTTCTCGCGAAAAAGGCTGTTGAAAAGGGACTTAAGGTCAAACCATTTGTCAAGACAAGTCTTGCACCTGGTTCCCGTGTAGTTACCGACTACCTTGAAGAAGCAGGTCTTATGCCATATCTTGATGCACTGGGATTCCACCTTGTTGGCTACGGATGTCTCACATGTATAGGTAACAGCGGACCACTTAGAGAGGCTGTTTCAAACGAAATAGAAGACAAAGACCTTACCGTTGCAGCAGTTCTCAGTGGTAACAGGAACTTTGAAGGCAGGATAAACTCCCAGATAAAGGCAAACTACCTTGCATCCCCAATGCTTGTTGTAGCATATGCACTCGCAGGAACAGTTGATATTGACCTCATAAATGAGCCAATTGCCTGTGATCCAAACGGACAGCCTGTTTACCTGAAAGACATCTGGCCAGGTAAGGAAGAACTTAATGAGTGCATGCAGGGTGCAGTCACACCTGAGATGTTCAAAGAACAATACTCCAACGTGTATGAGGGTACAGAACTCTGGAGAGAACTTGATGCACCAAAAGGTCTGCTCTACGATTGGGATGCAGATTCCACCTACATACAGGAACCACCATTCTTCAAGGATTTCCCATTGGAAGTAGAGGCACTTGCAGATATTAAGAGCTCAAAGGCTCTGGCATATGTTGGAGACAGTATAACTACAGATCATATTTCACCTGCCGGTTCTATCCCAACATCATATCCTGCAGGCCAGTACCTAATTGCAAAAGGCGTGGATGAAAAGAACTTCAACTCATACGGTTCCAGGCGTGGTAACCACGAAGTAATGATGAGAGGAACTTTTGGAAACGTACGTCTTAAGAACAAACTTGTTGGAAAAGAAGGTTCATGGACAATGTACCTGCCAGAAAACAAGGAAATGCCAATCTATGATGCTGCAATGAAATATATAGAACAGAAGATTCCACTGATTGTTGTTGCAGGAAAGGAATACGGTACCGGAAGCTCACGTGACTGGGCAGCAAAGGGAACCCAGCTTCTTGGAATTAAAGCTGTTATAGCTGAATCATTTGAAAGGATACACCGCAGCAACCTTGTAGGTATGGGTGTACTACCGCTTCAATTCAAGGAAGGAGAATCAGCTGAGGCGCTTGGACTTACCGGAACAGAGACATACGACATAACCGGAATTGAAGAACTCAAACCATTCGGAGAACTTACCGTTGTAGCAAAGTCCGATGATGGTGAAGAGAAGAGTTTCATGGTTGATGTCCGTCTTAACTCAGAAATTGAAATTGAATACTACATGAATGGAGGAATTCTGCACAAATTCCTCAGAGACAGAGTAAAGGGTGAATGAGAATTCACTCCCCACCCTCGTTTTGATTTTCTTGCTTGATTTAATAAATAATTATTATAAATCATATTGAATTCAAGCAAACTTTAATATATGGACAATTGAAAGGTATTATTGAACATATTCTATCAAAACGTACATTTGATCCATCGGGGGATTTTTAAATGGAAGAGATGAAAAAAGGCCTAGAAGGCGTAGTAGCTTTGGATACCAAAATTTCCTATATAGATGGTATCCAGGGAATCCTGAAGTATAGGGGTATCAAAATAGAGGATCTGGCTGATCTCTCTTATGATGCTGTTTCCTATCTTCTCATCAATGGAAAGATTCCCGGTGAAGCAGAGTTGTCCGAATATTCCCGGATGCTTAAAGAGAATCGACGTATTAATGGAAAGCAGATCGAAGTGCTGAAAGAGTTTGAGTTTGGTACTGAAGCCCTGGATGGTCTTCGAACAGCCATATCCTGTACTGCACACTTTGATGAGGAAAATAATCATCATACACCTGATGCAAACAAAAATAAGTCAATAAGACTTGTTGCAAAATTTCCTACTATAGTTGCAGCCCTGCACAGGGCAAGTTTCGGTGAAAAACCAATTGAACCTATGGATAATTTATCCCACGGAGCTAATTTCCTGTATATGTTAAGCGGTAAAATTCCTACTGAACTTGAAGCTGAAGCAATGGAAAAAGATCTCATACTCAGTGCTGAGCATGAGCTGAATCCGTCTACATTTGCACTGAGAATAGCTGCTTCAACACTCTCTGATCTTTACTCAGCGGTTATCTGTGGTCTTTGTACACTAAAAGGACCTCTCCATGGCGGTGCCAGAAAAGGAGTTATGGACATGCTGGATGAGATCGGAAGCATCGAAAATGTAAGAGATTATACCCTGGGAAAACTTGAAAATAAAGAAAAGATCATGGGTTTTGGTCACCGTGTGTATAAAACACTTGATCCCAGAGCAAGAATATACAAGGATGTTGCCAGGGCACTTGCAGAGGAAAATGGCGACACATATTGGTTTGACATGGCAGAAGAAATAGAGCATATTCTTTACCATGAGTTCATAGAAATCAGAGGAAAGCCAATCTATCCGAATGTTGATTTCTATTCTGCAGTGGTGTACAAATATCTTGATATTCCCGCCGAACTTGCAACTTCCATCTTTGCAATGGGAAGGGTTTCAGGCTGGATAGCGCACTGTATGGAACAATATTCAGACAACAGAGTTATCAGGCCGAGGGCACACACTGTGTGAAGCCCTTCTTGTTTCTCTTTTCACATTCATTTTTCAGACTTGAATTCATTTTCTCAAAACCTGCACGGGTTTTCTCACCCAGCACATACAGTATCAGCGGAGCAAGTATACCTTTGAACCTTTCACACTGGATTAACCTTGTACGACCGTTTTCAAGTTCTTCAAGCCTGAAGGCATGTTCTCCGTCAAATATTCCTTTGACCCAGAGATTTCCTATCCACCTGAATTCATTAAATGGTTCTACTTTTGTAATAACCGGGGACATATCAATTCCTTTTGTCCCTGGCGGATGAAGATGAACTTCCAGCTTAGAACCGAGTTCAAGTTTTCCTTTTATTTTTGTGATAAAAGGATTCCATGTTTCAAAATTATGAAAATCTGTAAGGAGGTCCCAGACCTCATTGATAGGTGCTTCAATTACTATATCAGTACATATTTTATGCATTGTGAGGATAACCTCCGGAAAAAAGGGCAAAATAAGAAGAAAATGTTAGATTGTTCACACTAATTACCTGCATTACTTTTCAACCGTTTTAGAGCTAATCAAATATATATTTTTAGATGATATACAAACATAGGTCATAATTTACAATATCACCTACTAAATGAAAAGAAGCAAATAAGAAATTGATTCATAAACATATATTTGTCGCCTACTTTCGCTAATAGCCTACATGGTTTAAAAGCCTTGCTATATACATCGTGTAATTAGGAATCATGCCCTGCAATCTCAACTTTTTTATACAAATAAGCTATGTTATAATTAAAAACTATAAGGTGATTAACATGGGTGGATCAAAAACACACGGCGTTCCGGCGCTATTATCATTTTTTATTCCCGGCCTTGGGCAATTAATTAAAGGAGAAATATTCAAAGCAATAGGTATATGGGTTGCACTGGGAATCTCTTTCGTACTGCAATTTGTCCTTATTGGCTATGTCACAGGGCTTATTGTCTGGGTCTGGCAGATCTACGATGCCTACAATAATTAATGTCTTTTGCAAAAATCACAGAAAAATCAGGATTTCAGGAATCAGAGAATCTCACTGATTCCGGTAGCTTTTTCTCCCCTGGCACCCTGAACTGTGACTTCAAAATTCTTGAATTTTGGAACTCCGGTGCCACCTGTTTCATCAGGTACAAGAGAATTAGACCATGGACTGTTTACCATATAAGCAACCCCTGAATGTGACTCTTCATAATCTGATTTGACAGCTGTGACAACAACTTTTCCAGAGCTATTTTTAACAATCACAGTCTCACCATCTTTGATAGAAAGTTTAGCAATGTCTTTTGGATCCAGTTTAATGACAGCTGAAGACTTCTCATATTCTTCCCCAAAACGGGAAGTTTCCTGAGCAGTGTTCTGGAACACATCTCTGTACGTTATGACTTTCAGTTTAATTTCAGGTGCTGCAAGAAATTGTCCAAATCCCATTAAATTGCCTCCGTGATTTTCCTGAGAATCTCAGCATCCGGGAGATTTTCAGTATCAAGTATCTTTTTAAGCTTGACTTCAACTCCATCCATTCGAACAGCAGTTCCACCATATTCCACACCTCCAAAGGCACATGGTATGGTTACTTCCGCTTTAGATGAGGTCAGATTTCTACATGGATCAATAGTAATCAATGGAATATCAGCAAGATATCGTGAAACTGACAATGGAAGACTGGATAGAGGATCGGAACCTATGATAAGTGCAGCATCAACACTTTTTTCCCTGAGAGATTCCACAACTGAAAACTCCGGTCCGTGTTTTGCTTCACCGGTTTCTGAATTAAATTTGACACGGTTGATAAAACCTGTTTCTTCGTAAAGATTCTGGTTAAAACCTCTCATATTGTACTGGCCAACCATTGGCATGAGACTGAACTCTGAAACTTCATTGAGTTTGTCAATTAACCGGAACAATGGCTCCAGATCTTCCAGAGAATAAATTAGTCCGAGTCCGACACAAATTACACCGAATTTTGCCTTTTTCAGTACATTTGCAAGTTCAAGTATTCTCTTTGCATCAAATCCGAATGATGTTTTTGGAACCTTACTGGAGAGTGCACTTACAAGTGCATCCATAAACTCTTCATCTCCACCCATTGGTATCTGGTAAAAACGATTTGCACCACAGATAACTGCAGTTTCGGATTTCCTGACATCAACACAAATAGCTGTCCTGTCTTCTTCCCAGCCTCTCTGGCGTTCCTTGCCTCTTGGGAAATAAGAATATCTTGAAAGATGACGTGGGTGTGAGTTTGAAGGGTCAGCACCCCAGAATATGATTACATCAGCCTTGTGCCTGATATCATCAAGAGTGCATGTTCTGAGTTTTTCCTGCAGTATCGCCTCTATTACCGGCCCCTGGCAGAAAGATGAAGTATCATCCAGATATGCACCTGTCTTTTTTGCAAGACCGATGGACAGTTTCTGAGCTTCTGAACTTGAGTTACCATGACCAAAAATCAATGGGTTCTCTGCTTCACGGAGAATCTCAGCGGCCTTTGTAATTGCAGAATCAACATCAGTTTTTTCACCATCCACAGTACATTCCAGAGGATCGCTGCAACCTTTCATGCGGGCAACACCTTTACGGCATGCTGCATGAACTGTTTTTATTTTGCTGTTTTCAATTTCAACTTCTATGTCATCACAAAGAAGTGCACAGCCCGTACAAACATAATATTCACTCAAATCATCACCACACTGAAAAATAAGAAAAATAAGAGTTCATACGAACTCAATGGCCTTGGTTGGACATGTATCTATGCAGGCAACACAAAGAATCCTGTTCTCACCAAAGCGGCGGCATTCCTGAACATTGCGGGCTTTAACAACACCATCTTCAACTTTAAAGATTACTTTATCAGATGTTGGTGCTTTCCCACTGCCAGCTCCAAGTGGGTCATTGGCTACATTTACAGGACATGCAACAACACAGTTTCCACATCCTATACATTTATCCTCATGAACAATAAGGCCCGTATCAGTTACACCGCTAACAGGAGCTATCATCTCTGAAAGTTTGTCATAACCTGCTTTGTACTTAGCATCATTTACAAGAGGGGGACAATCATCCACACTGACCTTACGTGCCAGCAAATCCACAGCAAATGCCATACATGTACTTTTTCCACATTCCTTACAATTTGTTTTTGGAAGCAACTGGTATATTTCCATCACATTTGCCATGATCATCAACCTTCGTTTATGTTAATTTAAATAATCGATTCTGAGTCCTATGTTGTTTTATTTTGTTTTGTTAATTGTTTACAGGACAATCAGACTTTGAAGAACAAGGAACAGTGACAGTTTCCATCATTCTCTATCTCATCCTCATGGTAAACACATGGACAGATGATCTTACGATCTTCTTCGGTATCACCTGTTCTCAGTCTGCATGGACAGTACTGCTTCCCATGTTCATGTTTATTTTTAGAAAGACCTTCAATAACCATCATAAGCATTTCTTCGTCAGGATTGAGAATAAATCCCTTTTTCTTTGCGTATTTTGATGCCCATTCGTGGGTCTTTTCCATTATTGGTGCAAGGTCTGTCATAGATAATCTCCGATAGAATGAATTATAGTATGAATGGTATATTCAGGATATCATTATTTAACGCCTTCGACTAAATGGAACCTGCAGTTGCTTGAATTAAATTATATGATTAAACTAATTTTTTATAAATAAACATATAAATATAATGCAGATTGATTTTATTTTGCACAGTGGGGGAATTGAAATAAATCTAACTGTGCCTCCTGTAGTCTGGCAGGTTCTCCGATCAACACCTTCCATGAATCCTGTCAGGCTATCCAGATAACCTGCTGAAAAAAAAGAATACTGGAAAATCAAAAGGTGATTTCCAGTTTACATCATTTTTGTCTGTTCGGTCTGACGTGGCACCTTTACCACAAGGAAACGGAACAGACTGTCGCTTTCATTCATGAGCCTGTGAGGAATTTTAGCGGGACTATCCACCAGCATATCCTTAGTTATAGTCTCCTGCTCATCACCAATCTCTACTATGCCTTCACCTTCAAGCACATAGAAGAAAACATCAACCGGAGTAGAGTGCTTCTTTAGAGCTTCACCGGGCTTGAGCTGCATGTGCATAACCTGGGCATGTTCGGTGTCATAGAGCTTGTGTACGGTTACTCCATGAGGGTTATCTTTCTTTTCTGCATCTTTATAATTTGTAATTTTCATAATACACTTCCTTAAATATTAAATAAAAAGGAAATTAGAGATTTTAATATAATCATTCCTGAAACGGCTGTTAAAGATTTAAATGAGGGTTTTAAGATCCTCATCTACTGTGGTGTTTGGCATGATATTGAAGTTCTCAACAAGCACATTCAGTACATTTGGTGAGACAAATGCCGGGAGTTTGGGACCAAGCATTATGTTCTTGACACCAAGACTTAGCAGTGCAAGCAGGACAAGACATGCTTTCTGCTCATACCATGCAATATTGTACGCAACCGGCAGGTCGTTGATATCCTCAACACCAAAGGCTTCTGCAAGAGCCTGTGCAATGACTACTAGTGAGTAACTATCGTTACACTGACCTGCATCAATAACTCTTGGTATTCCGCCAATGTCTCCAAGTGCAAGCTTGTTGTAGCGATACTTTGCACATCCTGCTGTAAGAATAACAGTGTCATCAGGCAATGCTTCTGCAAAGTCTGTGTAGTAGCTTCTCTCTTTGTGTCTTCCGTCACATCCGGCCATCACAACAAACTTCTTGATCTGGCCGTCTTTTACAGCCTCAATTATCTTGTCGGCAA from Methanolobus tindarius DSM 2278 harbors:
- a CDS encoding ferredoxin-thioredoxin reductase catalytic domain-containing protein, encoding MTDLAPIMEKTHEWASKYAKKKGFILNPDEEMLMMVIEGLSKNKHEHGKQYCPCRLRTGDTEEDRKIICPCVYHEDEIENDGNCHCSLFFKV
- a CDS encoding SRPBCC domain-containing protein, which produces MHKICTDIVIEAPINEVWDLLTDFHNFETWNPFITKIKGKLELGSKLEVHLHPPGTKGIDMSPVITKVEPFNEFRWIGNLWVKGIFDGEHAFRLEELENGRTRLIQCERFKGILAPLILYVLGEKTRAGFEKMNSSLKNECEKRNKKGFTQCVPSA
- a CDS encoding cupin domain-containing protein; translation: MKITNYKDAEKKDNPHGVTVHKLYDTEHAQVMHMQLKPGEALKKHSTPVDVFFYVLEGEGIVEIGDEQETITKDMLVDSPAKIPHRLMNESDSLFRFLVVKVPRQTEQTKMM
- a CDS encoding (Fe-S)-binding protein, which codes for MANVMEIYQLLPKTNCKECGKSTCMAFAVDLLARKVSVDDCPPLVNDAKYKAGYDKLSEMIAPVSGVTDTGLIVHEDKCIGCGNCVVACPVNVANDPLGAGSGKAPTSDKVIFKVEDGVVKARNVQECRRFGENRILCVACIDTCPTKAIEFV
- a CDS encoding molybdopterin dinucleotide binding domain-containing protein; its protein translation is MGFGQFLAAPEIKLKVITYRDVFQNTAQETSRFGEEYEKSSAVIKLDPKDIAKLSIKDGETVIVKNSSGKVVVTAVKSDYEESHSGVAYMVNSPWSNSLVPDETGGTGVPKFKNFEVTVQGARGEKATGISEIL
- a CDS encoding formylmethanofuran dehydrogenase subunit B, which produces MSEYYVCTGCALLCDDIEVEIENSKIKTVHAACRKGVARMKGCSDPLECTVDGEKTDVDSAITKAAEILREAENPLIFGHGNSSSEAQKLSIGLAKKTGAYLDDTSSFCQGPVIEAILQEKLRTCTLDDIRHKADVIIFWGADPSNSHPRHLSRYSYFPRGKERQRGWEEDRTAICVDVRKSETAVICGANRFYQIPMGGDEEFMDALVSALSSKVPKTSFGFDAKRILELANVLKKAKFGVICVGLGLIYSLEDLEPLFRLIDKLNEVSEFSLMPMVGQYNMRGFNQNLYEETGFINRVKFNSETGEAKHGPEFSVVESLREKSVDAALIIGSDPLSSLPLSVSRYLADIPLITIDPCRNLTSSKAEVTIPCAFGGVEYGGTAVRMDGVEVKLKKILDTENLPDAEILRKITEAI